One Sediminicola sp. YIK13 DNA segment encodes these proteins:
- a CDS encoding BT_3928 family protein, producing MKYLVGFSRIFVGVLFIISGLIKLNDPVGFSFKLEEYFSQGVLDLPFLMPYALAISLFVVILEVLLGVMLLVGFKVKFTVWSLLLMIVFFTFLTFYSAYFNKVTDCGCFGDAVKLTPWESFTKDVILLVLIVILFFGTKHIKAIFGEKVQALVTVVTVVACGLFANYVLNHLPAVDFRPYKIGVNIEEGMSVPEDAPKAVYDYAWRFMVNGEEKIIVTNGGYPTVDGEFIDVETTEIQKGYEPPIHDFTIEKDGEDRASSLLSEDKLVMVIAYDLAKSNLNAFLDIKKVTDLARDKGYKVIGMSASNEQYTKMIIDEYQLDFDFYFTDETALKTIVRSNPAILVLEKGTIVQKVHYKDIEVLNFN from the coding sequence ATGAAATATTTAGTAGGGTTTAGTCGAATTTTTGTTGGTGTATTATTTATTATAAGTGGACTTATAAAATTGAACGACCCTGTAGGTTTTTCATTTAAGTTGGAGGAATATTTTAGTCAAGGAGTACTAGATCTACCTTTTTTAATGCCTTATGCATTGGCCATATCCCTCTTTGTGGTTATATTGGAAGTGCTACTGGGGGTTATGCTCTTGGTGGGATTTAAAGTGAAATTTACGGTTTGGAGCCTTTTGCTCATGATTGTATTTTTTACGTTCCTTACCTTCTATTCTGCCTATTTTAATAAGGTGACAGATTGTGGTTGCTTTGGAGATGCAGTTAAGCTTACCCCTTGGGAATCCTTTACCAAGGATGTTATTTTATTGGTGCTTATCGTCATCCTATTTTTTGGCACCAAGCACATAAAGGCCATTTTTGGGGAAAAGGTGCAAGCACTTGTGACAGTGGTGACCGTTGTGGCTTGCGGTTTGTTCGCGAATTATGTGTTGAACCATTTGCCTGCAGTTGATTTTAGGCCTTATAAAATAGGCGTGAACATAGAGGAAGGCATGTCAGTACCGGAGGATGCCCCCAAAGCAGTATATGATTATGCATGGAGATTTATGGTGAACGGGGAAGAAAAAATAATAGTGACCAATGGAGGGTATCCAACAGTAGATGGGGAGTTTATAGATGTTGAGACCACCGAGATACAAAAAGGGTACGAGCCTCCTATTCATGATTTTACCATAGAAAAAGATGGGGAGGACAGGGCATCATCCTTGTTGTCCGAGGATAAATTGGTAATGGTCATAGCATATGATTTGGCAAAGAGTAACTTAAATGCCTTTTTGGACATAAAAAAAGTGACTGATCTCGCAAGAGACAAAGGATACAAAGTTATAGGGATGTCCGCATCCAACGAACAATATACCAAAATGATCATTGATGAATATCAATTAGATTTCGATTTTTATTTTACGGATGAGACAGCTTTAAAGACCATTGTACGTTCCAATCCAGCGATATTGGTCTTAGAAAAGGGCACCATAGTACAGAAAGTGCACTATAAGGATATAGAGGTATTAAATTTCAATTAA